One window of Psychrobacillus sp. FSL H8-0483 genomic DNA carries:
- the addA gene encoding helicase-exonuclease AddAB subunit AddA — protein MKIPNMPAELTWTPAQWKAIWATGADVLVSAAAGSGKTAVLIDRLIQKVIAKENPINVDELLVVTFTNASAAEMRHRMGEALEKAIAIDPSSSHLRKQLNLLNKAQISTLHSFCLNIVRQYSYMLTIDPGFRIANETEAALMRDDILAEVLEEAYQMENPEAMYRLSDSFTSDRDDQSIEVMIDKLYTYARVHPEPKKWLLAIPEAYTLSEEITIDELSFIDPLKLAIIHHLEEAIAVTVEIRKLATLPNGPAPLAETAMKDEQVIQEAIRLMKMSAWQDVFYYFQSMAWVKAASIKKNSCDEALKKQATSKRNKVKKIVNDLKENYFTRTPERLLEEMRLMAPQLQTLVELAIAYGERYTVAKNEKGLVDFSDLEHYALEILTERQEDGQLVPSAIAEEYQNRFKEVLVDEYQDTNRLQETILQLVKSRDESTGNMFMVGDVKQSIYRFRLAEPMLFLGKYLTFNDMPENSGVRIDLNANFRSRKEVLHATNYIFQQVMGEKVGEINYDDAASLKPQAPYDEAEAAVELALLYEVEDGSVEIVEEDAEKVELNAEEELKKSQAEARYIISKIKEMIDTGATVYDPWKQTSRPVQYSDMVILMRSMTWSQEVTDQFKEAGIPLYAELSKGYFEAIEVLIMLHTLRTIDNPYQDISLASVLRSPFVGLTESELALIRLSAPKEPFYDALKSFVSSGGAGISADTSEKLQRFLLQFEDWRNLSRRGSLADLIWRIYLDTHYYEIVGSMPNGKQRQANLRVLHDRAVDYEKTSFRGLFRFLRFIDRMRKRGDDLGTARAISEKENVVRLMTIHSSKGLEFPIVFLGGMGRPFNQMDFNEPYLFDQSFGLAVKAIDPDKRISFTSLPFLSMKEKKQMELKAEEMRVLYVAMTRAKEHLFLLASVKDLAKTLEKWEDAQALMSDEMLPDYIRAKAKGYLDWIGPALARHADYTQISNVVEANIVASESRWTIVAKPIDDLKIQTEAIVKEKITLDMLIDQEKSDLLSDIQARFDTPYAFEYATHKRSKQSVSEMKKIQQLMEREEDYFQANRNTSSLTKIAKRPFFLQQEEKLTGAEVGTAVHAFMQNVDLAEVKTVEQVIAFADKLAEREILTKAEQLSIHPDKIVPFFHSDIAARLRAAKEVMREFPFTYALRDQDGDKQIIQGVVDCLFLEDDGRWVLLDYKTDRVQHLLNNDSLLQQEMKNRYQIQLSLYAQAIEAIMQVEIKEKTLYLFDGNKTVSL, from the coding sequence ATGAAGATTCCTAATATGCCAGCAGAGCTAACTTGGACACCTGCGCAATGGAAAGCTATTTGGGCAACCGGTGCAGACGTACTTGTGTCTGCAGCAGCAGGCTCAGGAAAAACAGCTGTCCTCATCGACCGGCTCATTCAAAAAGTAATTGCAAAAGAAAATCCGATTAATGTCGATGAACTCCTAGTGGTGACTTTCACCAATGCATCTGCAGCAGAAATGCGTCATCGAATGGGAGAAGCTTTAGAAAAAGCAATCGCTATCGACCCATCATCGAGTCATTTACGAAAGCAACTTAATCTCTTAAATAAAGCGCAAATATCGACGCTTCATTCCTTCTGCTTAAACATTGTTCGACAATATTCGTACATGTTGACAATTGATCCTGGTTTCCGGATTGCGAATGAAACAGAAGCAGCTCTAATGCGGGATGATATATTAGCTGAAGTACTAGAAGAAGCGTATCAAATGGAAAATCCAGAGGCGATGTACCGACTTTCTGATAGCTTCACATCGGACCGAGATGATCAGTCCATTGAAGTAATGATTGACAAGTTGTACACATATGCTCGGGTACATCCTGAACCGAAAAAATGGTTACTTGCTATTCCGGAAGCCTACACATTAAGCGAAGAAATTACCATTGATGAGCTTTCTTTTATAGATCCACTGAAGCTTGCCATTATTCACCACTTAGAAGAAGCAATTGCAGTAACAGTAGAAATTCGTAAGCTCGCAACACTTCCGAATGGACCTGCTCCACTGGCGGAAACTGCTATGAAGGATGAACAGGTGATTCAAGAGGCAATACGTCTAATGAAAATGAGTGCTTGGCAAGATGTGTTTTATTATTTCCAAAGCATGGCGTGGGTCAAAGCTGCATCGATAAAAAAAAATTCTTGTGACGAAGCACTTAAGAAACAGGCAACAAGTAAAAGAAATAAAGTGAAAAAAATTGTAAATGATCTAAAAGAAAATTATTTTACTAGAACACCAGAACGTTTGCTAGAGGAAATGCGCTTAATGGCTCCTCAGTTACAAACATTAGTGGAACTAGCAATTGCTTATGGTGAACGGTATACGGTGGCTAAAAATGAAAAAGGGCTAGTAGATTTTTCTGATTTAGAGCATTATGCGTTGGAAATTTTAACCGAGCGTCAAGAGGATGGGCAGCTCGTACCGTCCGCCATTGCAGAGGAATATCAAAATCGCTTCAAGGAAGTACTGGTCGATGAATATCAGGATACGAACCGATTACAGGAAACTATCTTACAACTTGTGAAAAGCAGGGACGAAAGTACTGGCAATATGTTCATGGTAGGAGACGTGAAGCAATCCATTTATCGATTCCGGTTAGCAGAGCCTATGCTGTTTTTAGGAAAGTATCTTACTTTCAATGATATGCCCGAGAATTCTGGGGTGAGGATCGATTTAAATGCAAACTTCAGAAGTCGAAAAGAAGTGCTACACGCAACAAATTATATTTTCCAGCAAGTGATGGGAGAAAAAGTAGGCGAAATAAATTACGATGATGCGGCTTCTTTAAAACCTCAAGCTCCCTACGATGAGGCAGAAGCAGCTGTTGAACTTGCCCTTCTCTATGAAGTAGAGGATGGTAGCGTAGAAATAGTAGAAGAGGACGCAGAAAAAGTAGAATTAAATGCGGAGGAAGAGCTAAAGAAATCACAAGCAGAAGCTCGGTATATCATATCCAAAATAAAAGAAATGATAGACACAGGAGCTACTGTTTATGATCCTTGGAAGCAAACTTCCCGTCCAGTTCAATATAGCGACATGGTCATCTTAATGCGTTCCATGACTTGGTCTCAGGAAGTAACAGACCAATTTAAAGAGGCTGGGATTCCGTTATATGCAGAGCTTTCCAAAGGATATTTTGAAGCGATCGAAGTGCTTATTATGCTTCATACACTTCGAACCATTGATAATCCTTACCAAGATATTTCCCTTGCGTCCGTCCTCCGTTCTCCTTTTGTTGGATTAACAGAGTCGGAGCTAGCCCTTATACGTCTTTCTGCACCGAAAGAACCTTTTTATGATGCTTTAAAATCCTTTGTATCGAGTGGGGGAGCCGGGATTTCTGCAGATACGAGTGAGAAACTACAGCGTTTTTTATTACAGTTTGAAGATTGGCGGAATCTAAGTCGTAGAGGGTCGCTAGCCGATTTAATTTGGCGAATCTATTTAGATACCCATTATTATGAAATAGTTGGGTCGATGCCAAATGGAAAGCAGCGACAAGCGAATTTACGTGTTTTACATGACCGAGCTGTCGATTATGAAAAGACCTCCTTCCGAGGCTTATTCCGCTTTTTACGTTTTATCGATCGCATGCGAAAACGTGGAGATGATTTAGGAACAGCACGTGCGATTAGTGAAAAAGAAAATGTTGTCCGGCTGATGACGATTCACTCTTCCAAAGGCTTGGAGTTCCCAATTGTATTTTTGGGAGGAATGGGTAGACCATTTAACCAAATGGACTTTAATGAACCGTATTTATTCGACCAATCGTTTGGACTTGCTGTAAAAGCAATCGATCCTGACAAACGTATTTCCTTTACTTCCTTGCCATTCTTATCTATGAAAGAAAAGAAACAAATGGAGTTAAAAGCGGAAGAAATGCGTGTCCTATATGTGGCTATGACTCGTGCAAAAGAGCATTTATTTCTCCTTGCATCTGTGAAAGACCTTGCGAAAACACTGGAGAAATGGGAAGACGCTCAAGCACTTATGAGCGATGAGATGCTACCTGACTATATTCGTGCTAAAGCGAAGGGATATTTAGATTGGATTGGTCCTGCACTTGCAAGACATGCAGATTATACGCAAATATCCAACGTAGTGGAAGCCAACATCGTCGCGAGTGAATCGAGGTGGACAATTGTTGCGAAACCTATCGATGACTTAAAAATTCAGACAGAAGCAATAGTAAAAGAGAAAATTACGTTAGACATGCTTATAGATCAGGAGAAGTCCGACCTACTTTCGGATATACAGGCTCGATTTGATACACCATATGCCTTTGAATATGCTACGCATAAACGATCGAAACAATCGGTAAGCGAAATGAAAAAAATCCAACAATTAATGGAGCGAGAAGAAGACTATTTCCAAGCAAACAGGAATACTAGTAGTCTCACCAAAATCGCGAAGCGTCCATTCTTTCTTCAGCAAGAAGAAAAATTGACTGGAGCAGAAGTCGGTACAGCAGTACATGCATTTATGCAAAATGTTGATTTGGCAGAAGTGAAAACAGTAGAGCAAGTAATCGCATTTGCAGATAAGCTTGCAGAACGAGAAATCTTAACAAAAGCAGAACAACTTTCGATTCATCCAGACAAAATAGTGCCTTTCTTCCATTCCGACATAGCGGCACGATTGCGAGCTGCAAAAGAAGTGATGCGAGAATTTCCATTCACATACGCCTTACGTGATCAAGATGGAGATAAGCAAATAATTCAAGGGGTTGTCGACTGCTTGTTTTTAGAAGATGATGGCCGCTGGGTTTTACTCGATTATAAAACGGATCGGGTCCAGCATTTATTAAATAATGATTCTTTACTACAACAGGAAATGAAAAATCGTTACCAGATTCAGCTATCTCTTTATGCTCAAGCGATTGAAGCGATTATGCAAGTGGAGATTAAAGAAAAAACACTGTATTTATTTGATGGAAATAAAACTGTGTCATTATAA
- a CDS encoding DUF418 domain-containing protein — translation MRPTGEKERVISIDVMRGFALLGIFVVNMLFFHSPYIYVNPYSWYQAPGDYETYKWIDIFVQGSVYPLFSMLFGYGLAMQFMKTQEKGTSFTKLAVRRLLVLLLIGCIHAFLIWSGDILITYALAGLVLITMMKLKPFWLLLISALLFLIPNGLLSGLLFVLAKVDPNNAILYTGIQEVEASIVAYSQGSWVDVFWQRLDDWLYVTGGGAIVIMMIIMIVPFLLIGAAAAKLKLIERARELKVFWIITIIIGLAAGTAIKWIPYVMGDNVFTITAQDTFGGPLQAMAYAGIIALLCTIPVVPKILSPVAKAGRMSMTIYLMQSIIATTIFYAYGFGLYGKIDIVTGTWMAVGIYVLQLVFAEIWFIRFEQGPVEALWRKLTYSNILSKKDENKINL, via the coding sequence ATGCGTCCAACAGGAGAGAAAGAACGAGTAATATCCATTGACGTTATGAGAGGGTTTGCGTTATTAGGGATTTTTGTCGTCAATATGTTATTTTTTCATTCGCCATATATTTATGTAAATCCATATAGTTGGTACCAAGCTCCAGGGGATTATGAAACATATAAGTGGATAGATATCTTTGTACAAGGCAGTGTTTATCCGTTATTTTCTATGCTATTTGGGTATGGGCTTGCGATGCAATTTATGAAGACGCAAGAAAAAGGAACTTCCTTTACAAAGCTAGCTGTTAGAAGGTTGTTAGTTTTGTTACTAATAGGATGCATACATGCGTTTCTTATTTGGTCAGGTGATATTTTAATCACTTATGCACTAGCAGGATTAGTATTAATAACAATGATGAAGCTAAAGCCTTTTTGGTTATTGTTAATAAGTGCTCTTTTATTTTTAATTCCAAATGGGTTATTAAGCGGATTATTGTTTGTTTTAGCTAAGGTTGATCCGAATAATGCAATATTATATACCGGCATTCAAGAAGTAGAAGCATCAATCGTCGCGTATTCTCAAGGCTCTTGGGTAGATGTATTTTGGCAAAGATTAGATGATTGGTTATATGTGACAGGAGGTGGAGCAATTGTTATTATGATGATAATTATGATCGTTCCGTTTTTATTAATTGGTGCAGCAGCTGCAAAGTTAAAGTTAATCGAAAGAGCGCGAGAGTTAAAAGTGTTTTGGATTATCACAATTATTATTGGATTGGCAGCTGGTACTGCCATTAAATGGATCCCTTATGTGATGGGAGATAATGTGTTTACCATAACTGCACAGGATACATTTGGGGGACCGCTACAAGCAATGGCATATGCAGGAATAATTGCCTTACTATGTACAATTCCTGTTGTACCTAAAATCTTATCACCGGTTGCAAAAGCTGGAAGAATGTCGATGACAATCTATTTAATGCAATCTATTATTGCTACTACTATATTTTATGCATATGGATTTGGATTGTATGGAAAGATTGATATTGTAACAGGAACATGGATGGCGGTAGGCATATATGTTTTACAACTAGTATTTGCGGAGATATGGTTTATACGATTTGAGCAAGGACCAGTAGAAGCATTGTGGAGAAAACTGACTTATTCAAATATTTTATCTAAAAAGGATGAAAACAAAATCAATTTGTAA
- a CDS encoding fumarylacetoacetate hydrolase family protein, whose amino-acid sequence MKLLSYRLNDKIYFGPKVKKEEAVWDVLSIQETLQVLPSFPTSIVQGVSFGMDFIEQIRKLVEVASKEENANSFKRSFTEIEWLSPIPRTPKNIMAIGKNYADHAKEMGGVANDFVVFTKAPTTIAADEQTLTVHADITSSYDYEGELAVVIGKEGKNIPTKLAYDYVFGYTIANDLTARDLQTKHQQYFLGKSLNGSCPLGPYVVTKDELPNPQELAIVTKVNDEIRQNGLTSDMIYSVEQIISEISRVVTLEPGDVILTGTPAGVGKGFNPPKFLKSGDIVKVSIEGIGTLVNKFE is encoded by the coding sequence ATGAAACTATTATCATACCGATTAAATGATAAAATTTACTTCGGACCAAAAGTGAAAAAAGAAGAGGCAGTATGGGATGTACTAAGCATACAAGAGACACTCCAGGTTTTACCTAGTTTTCCGACATCCATTGTTCAAGGTGTAAGTTTTGGGATGGATTTTATCGAGCAGATTCGTAAACTTGTAGAAGTAGCTTCGAAAGAGGAAAATGCAAATAGTTTTAAACGTTCCTTTACGGAAATCGAATGGCTATCCCCAATTCCTCGCACTCCGAAAAATATCATGGCTATTGGTAAAAACTACGCTGACCATGCAAAAGAAATGGGAGGTGTAGCGAATGATTTTGTCGTATTTACAAAGGCTCCAACTACTATTGCTGCAGACGAACAAACGCTTACCGTTCATGCAGATATAACATCCTCTTATGATTATGAAGGGGAACTGGCAGTTGTTATAGGAAAAGAAGGGAAAAATATACCAACGAAATTAGCATATGACTATGTGTTTGGTTATACTATTGCAAATGATTTAACAGCACGTGATTTACAAACGAAGCACCAACAATATTTCCTTGGAAAAAGTTTAAATGGCTCATGTCCACTAGGTCCTTATGTTGTGACTAAAGATGAACTGCCAAACCCGCAAGAACTTGCGATTGTGACAAAAGTAAATGATGAAATTCGTCAAAATGGACTAACTTCTGATATGATTTATTCGGTGGAACAAATTATTTCGGAAATTTCTAGAGTTGTTACCTTAGAGCCAGGTGATGTAATTTTAACAGGAACTCCTGCTGGGGTAGGGAAGGGTTTTAATCCTCCTAAGTTTCTGAAATCAGGCGATATTGTGAAAGTGTCTATTGAAGGAATCGGTACGTTGGTTAACAAGTTCGAGTAA
- a CDS encoding YisL family protein produces MDFLASTHLHITTWVVALILFFVALAMANPKVVQMILRLDYLLIIATGIALFMKGMDYGEGMLYGMKFLAGILVIGMMEMTLVKKKKGKAYTTFLVLVFVFFFIALFLGFKLPMGINFLA; encoded by the coding sequence ATGGATTTTTTAGCAAGTACACATTTACACATTACAACTTGGGTAGTAGCATTAATTCTATTTTTTGTTGCATTAGCTATGGCTAATCCAAAAGTTGTTCAAATGATTTTACGATTAGACTATCTATTGATTATTGCAACTGGTATAGCATTGTTCATGAAAGGGATGGACTATGGCGAGGGTATGCTTTATGGCATGAAATTTTTAGCAGGTATTTTAGTTATTGGTATGATGGAAATGACATTAGTGAAAAAGAAAAAAGGCAAAGCCTATACAACATTTTTAGTTTTGGTTTTTGTTTTCTTCTTCATCGCTCTTTTCCTTGGATTCAAACTACCAATGGGCATAAATTTCTTAGCTTAA
- the lepB gene encoding signal peptidase I, translated as MSKTKKEVVEWLAAIIIGVVIVTIVRMFIATNYEVVGKSMMPTVSDHDKVIVNKLSPINRMDIIIFHGAQNEDYVKRVIGIPGDTIKYENDELFINNKKVEEPFLETYEAYKHPEENFTEDFELSEVTGSMTVPPNRYFVLGDNRMSSLDSRYFHFIEKDEIIGEVKVRYWPISSFTFNFYSE; from the coding sequence TTGAGTAAAACGAAAAAAGAAGTAGTAGAATGGTTAGCAGCAATCATCATTGGGGTAGTTATCGTTACGATAGTTCGTATGTTTATTGCAACTAATTACGAAGTTGTTGGGAAATCCATGATGCCAACAGTTTCTGATCATGATAAAGTGATTGTGAACAAGCTTTCACCGATCAATCGGATGGATATTATTATATTTCATGGAGCACAAAATGAAGATTATGTAAAAAGAGTGATTGGGATTCCAGGAGATACGATTAAATACGAAAACGATGAGTTATTTATTAACAATAAAAAAGTAGAAGAGCCATTTCTAGAAACGTATGAAGCTTATAAACATCCGGAAGAAAATTTTACGGAGGATTTTGAGTTATCCGAGGTAACTGGTAGTATGACGGTTCCTCCGAATAGGTATTTTGTATTGGGTGATAATCGTATGTCTAGTCTAGATAGTCGATACTTTCACTTTATTGAAAAAGATGAGATTATTGGTGAAGTAAAAGTGAGATATTGGCCAATTTCTAGTTTTACATTTAACTTTTATTCCGAATAA
- the addB gene encoding helicase-exonuclease AddAB subunit AddB, producing MSLRIVTGRSGSGKTNFMQREIVNTLKAAPLGDPLFYIVPDQMSFSSEYDLAAGSGLEGLIRAQVTTFKRLAWRVLQETGGIAKEEISGFGYRMLIRSLLEDNKEEFKLFKRAATKRGFTDQIEVLLKEFSRYCLDSATMSNALNDLQTVNAPKTLLDKSSDIMMMLDLMEQKLGASYIDGEGFLTLLATKIEDSGLLGKSEIYIDGFTSFTTRELEIILALMKKVKRITVALPMESLADSLDEQSLFYQPANTCARLLEMAQVENLEVENIVHLAEQKRFAVTELAHIEENFDQLPPLEVKTEGYLRITEASNRRAEIHAVAREIRELMQHKEVRYKEMAILHRDAETYEGLIETIFPQYDIPVFISQKKSMLHHPLIELSRTVLEIIRTGWKYEPMFRAIKTDLFFPPGAPKNKWRERADRLENFVLSFGIYGDRWHEARRWIYKKYRGLEFYSKVQTDEELSIQADIHAVRDIVVDPLLKLSKQLDKSKTALDIATALFTFMESLQVYDKLQSLKQIEEENGQLLLASEHEQAWNEWVNVLDQFVLMFGEKEMTIEEAAKILEEGYDQLTFSRIPPTVDQVIVASVDIARLSNMQAVFVIGVNDGVFPKRMDHEGLLSDSEREWFTQIGFELAPTSKMRLLDENYLTYKAFTTASNYLFVSYPIADSEGKALLASMYIKKLQQMVSGISVEFAVMDPTDFSKEIVDMSAISHPRTTLPYVVMQLREAMETGNLSEVWQSVYHYYMDDPYWSKLLNRIIKPLIQGNKTERLSQEMTSALYGETISSSVSRVEKYYSCPFAHFAAYGLKLEERAEYRLEAPAMGDLFHAALKWIADETKRLDLTWAQLTKEQCVKLAKEAVNQIVPVFVHQLLLSTNRYRYIQRKLEQIVASTLIALSKHSKVSSFVPIAIEAGFGPGEELPSLEIPLKHHRNMQLRGRIDRVDAANVNGNMFVRIVDYKSSKKGIDLNEVYHGLSLQMLTYLDVAIENAPIWLHEDAEPAGVLYVHMHNPFIQSQKEMEDAELQDAIYKSYKMNGLLLDDPEVIMEMDEQIEGFSKVIPVRMNKDGNLSKASSKVVEPEQMKLLQSFVRKKHEQAGNGMNAGDTRVYPYRLKDKMPCTYCSYRSVCQFDPQDPAQGVRVLKVEQPDVVTEKIREEMGQNEDS from the coding sequence TTGTCATTACGAATAGTTACTGGTCGATCTGGATCAGGCAAGACAAATTTCATGCAAAGAGAAATAGTTAATACACTAAAAGCGGCTCCATTAGGAGATCCGTTATTTTATATTGTTCCAGACCAAATGTCTTTTTCTAGTGAGTATGATCTTGCTGCTGGTTCAGGACTTGAAGGGTTAATACGAGCACAGGTGACGACATTTAAGCGATTGGCTTGGCGTGTGCTACAAGAGACTGGCGGAATTGCTAAAGAAGAAATAAGTGGATTTGGGTACCGGATGCTGATCCGAAGTTTGTTGGAAGACAATAAAGAAGAGTTTAAATTATTTAAGAGAGCTGCAACCAAACGAGGATTTACAGATCAAATAGAAGTGCTATTGAAAGAGTTTAGTCGCTACTGTCTCGACAGTGCGACAATGTCCAACGCTCTAAATGATTTGCAAACAGTAAATGCACCTAAAACCTTACTCGATAAATCATCGGACATTATGATGATGCTTGATTTGATGGAACAAAAATTAGGAGCAAGCTATATTGACGGAGAAGGTTTTTTAACATTACTAGCAACGAAAATTGAAGACTCGGGACTGTTAGGGAAATCGGAAATCTATATTGATGGATTTACATCATTCACAACGAGAGAACTAGAAATTATTTTAGCGTTAATGAAAAAAGTGAAGCGAATTACTGTTGCCCTTCCGATGGAGTCTTTAGCGGATTCCCTAGACGAGCAGTCCTTATTTTATCAACCTGCAAATACATGTGCTAGATTATTAGAAATGGCACAAGTAGAAAATTTGGAAGTTGAAAATATCGTTCACTTAGCAGAACAAAAGCGTTTTGCTGTAACGGAACTTGCTCATATAGAAGAAAACTTTGATCAGTTACCTCCGCTAGAGGTGAAAACAGAAGGATATTTACGAATAACGGAAGCGTCCAATCGTCGCGCTGAAATACATGCTGTGGCAAGGGAAATACGGGAACTGATGCAGCATAAAGAGGTTCGTTACAAGGAAATGGCGATCTTACATCGCGATGCAGAAACATATGAAGGTTTAATAGAAACGATATTCCCGCAGTATGATATTCCTGTATTTATTAGCCAAAAGAAATCGATGCTACATCACCCTTTAATTGAGCTAAGTCGAACGGTATTGGAAATTATTCGTACGGGTTGGAAGTACGAGCCAATGTTTCGGGCAATAAAAACAGATTTATTCTTTCCTCCAGGCGCTCCAAAAAATAAGTGGAGAGAGCGTGCGGACAGGTTAGAAAATTTTGTGCTGTCCTTTGGTATATACGGGGATAGATGGCATGAAGCACGCAGGTGGATTTACAAAAAGTATCGTGGACTAGAATTTTATTCGAAAGTGCAAACAGATGAGGAATTAAGTATCCAAGCAGATATTCATGCTGTTCGAGATATTGTCGTTGATCCTTTATTAAAACTTTCAAAGCAATTAGATAAAAGTAAAACGGCTTTGGACATTGCGACAGCTTTGTTTACCTTTATGGAGTCTCTTCAAGTGTATGACAAGCTACAAAGCCTGAAGCAAATAGAAGAAGAAAATGGTCAATTGTTACTCGCTTCAGAGCATGAGCAGGCATGGAACGAGTGGGTTAATGTATTAGACCAATTTGTATTAATGTTTGGCGAAAAAGAAATGACAATAGAGGAAGCAGCGAAAATATTAGAGGAAGGGTATGATCAATTAACCTTTTCTCGGATTCCTCCGACAGTCGATCAAGTAATCGTCGCAAGTGTTGACATTGCCCGATTGTCTAATATGCAAGCTGTTTTTGTTATTGGGGTAAATGATGGTGTATTTCCTAAACGGATGGACCATGAAGGATTATTATCGGATTCCGAGCGTGAGTGGTTTACACAAATCGGTTTTGAACTTGCTCCAACATCTAAAATGCGTCTCCTGGATGAAAATTATTTGACCTATAAAGCATTTACTACTGCCTCTAACTATTTATTCGTGTCCTATCCTATTGCGGATAGTGAAGGGAAAGCTTTGCTTGCATCCATGTATATAAAGAAACTGCAACAAATGGTTAGTGGAATTTCCGTAGAATTCGCTGTGATGGACCCGACGGATTTTTCGAAAGAAATAGTTGATATGTCTGCAATCAGTCACCCTAGAACGACATTACCTTACGTGGTTATGCAATTACGGGAAGCGATGGAAACTGGAAATCTATCAGAAGTATGGCAATCGGTGTATCACTATTATATGGATGATCCGTATTGGTCCAAATTGTTAAATCGCATTATTAAACCATTAATCCAAGGGAATAAAACAGAAAGACTATCTCAGGAAATGACGTCTGCTTTATACGGGGAAACAATTTCATCTAGTGTGTCACGTGTGGAGAAATACTATAGCTGCCCATTTGCTCACTTTGCTGCATATGGCTTAAAGTTAGAGGAACGTGCAGAGTATCGATTAGAAGCTCCAGCAATGGGCGACTTATTTCACGCAGCACTTAAATGGATTGCGGATGAAACGAAGCGGTTAGATCTAACTTGGGCCCAACTTACCAAAGAGCAATGCGTGAAACTGGCTAAAGAAGCGGTAAATCAAATCGTGCCTGTATTTGTCCATCAATTATTACTTAGTACGAATCGCTACCGTTATATTCAGCGTAAGTTAGAGCAAATTGTGGCGTCAACACTTATAGCACTTAGCAAACATTCCAAAGTATCCAGTTTTGTACCGATTGCAATTGAAGCTGGATTTGGCCCTGGAGAAGAATTACCTTCCCTTGAAATTCCGTTAAAGCATCATCGTAACATGCAGTTACGTGGGCGAATTGACCGGGTCGATGCTGCAAATGTAAATGGCAATATGTTCGTGCGAATTGTTGATTATAAATCTTCGAAAAAAGGCATTGATTTAAACGAGGTGTATCACGGTTTATCCCTTCAAATGTTAACTTATCTAGATGTTGCCATCGAGAATGCACCAATATGGTTACATGAAGATGCGGAGCCAGCAGGTGTTTTATATGTGCATATGCATAATCCATTTATTCAATCCCAAAAAGAAATGGAAGATGCCGAGCTGCAGGATGCTATCTATAAATCCTATAAAATGAACGGCTTATTGCTCGATGATCCTGAGGTCATTATGGAAATGGATGAACAAATAGAAGGATTTTCGAAGGTCATTCCTGTTCGGATGAATAAAGATGGAAACCTGTCAAAAGCTTCCTCTAAAGTAGTAGAGCCAGAGCAAATGAAACTTTTACAGTCCTTTGTACGTAAAAAGCATGAGCAGGCAGGTAACGGCATGAATGCAGGAGATACGCGCGTGTATCCGTATCGTTTAAAGGACAAAATGCCTTGCACGTATTGTTCGTATCGAAGTGTGTGTCAATTTGATCCGCAAGATCCAGCACAAGGAGTACGTGTACTAAAAGTAGAGCAACCAGATGTTGTTACAGAAAAAATTCGAGAGGAGATGGGACAAAATGAAGATTCCTAA